The Chitinophaga pinensis DSM 2588 region GTTTCCGGTAGCCTGATTGGCCTCCTCATATTGCTATGGCTCGGACTAGCATGGCATATCCGGCATAACAAAGCCCAGATTCTGCGTCAGATCAGCGATCGGCTGAATGACAGACTACATGGAGGAGAACTGTTGATAAAAGACATGGAACCTTCACTGGTACGCAGTTTTCCGAATGTATCGGTTGCGCTGGAAGGAGTGAGTGTTAAGGATAGCCTGTGGAATATACACCATCATCCCTTAGTAGATGTTGCACGTATCTTCGTAAAAATAAACACTTTCTCGCTACTTAAAAAACAATTGGATATCAAACAGATATCCCTGGAGGAAGGAAGCATCTATTTATTCACTGACAGCACGGGTTACAGCAATACCGGTATGCTTAAAAAGAATACAAAAGTAAAGGCAGAAGGTGGGAAAGGCATAGCTGCCGATATTACCCGTTTTCAGCTGAATAATGTCAACCTTGTGATCGATAATCAACAAAAACATAAATTATTCAGTTTTGCTATCCGGAACCTCAGAGGGAACCTCCGTAACCATGATTCCGGCTGGGTGTGTAATATGCGCACCGCCCTGCAGGTGGCCAGTCTGGCGTTTAATACCGAAAGGGGAAGTTTTCTGAAAGATAAATCCTTACAGACAGACCTGGAAATTACCTATAACAGGAGCCGGAAGCTGCTTGAAATCCCGCAACAGGTATTGTATGTAGCAGATCAGAAGATTAGCGCGGGCGCCTCTTTTTCCTTTGGCGATCAGCCGCGTCCCTTTACCGTGCACATTATTGCCGAACAGATCCCTTTTCATCTGGCTACCTCCATGCTGACGCCAAAGATCACCGCCAAACTGGATAGTATTAACCTGGACAATCCGCTGGATGCGGACTGTGTGATAAAAGGCAGGATGCAACCGGGTGATCAGCCAGGGGTGAATGTGACCTGGAAAACCGAGAATAATCATGTCACGACAAAGGGCATGGAATTACAGGAATGTAGCTTTACAGGACGTTTTTCGAATGAATGGCAACCGGGAGAACATACGGATGAGAACTCTGTGGTCAGTATCTACGGACTGAAAGCCCGTACCTATGGCATTCCGGTAGCTGCTGATACGATCGATATTACAAACCTGCGGCATCCTACACTGGCAGGTTATTTTAAGGCGGATTTTCCGCTGACGGACCTGAACGATGCCCAGGGAGAGGATGGGGTATTTAAATTTACAGGTGGTACAGCTAAAGCAGGATTGTATTACAAGGGGGGAATCACCGCCGGGGATACCATTATTCCTTATCTGAAGGGACAGGTTCAGCTGAAAGACGGGGCCATGGAATATACACCCAGGAACCTGCAATTCAGTGCCTGTAATGCCCTGATGCTCTTTAATGGCAATGACCTCTCTATGGAGAATATTACCATCAAAACGCAGAAGAGTAGTCTGCAGATGGAAGGAAGCGTCCGGAATATCGCCATACTTTACTTTTCAGCGCCGGAGAAACTGGAACTGGACTGGCAGGTGCGTAGTACAGGCATCGATCTGAATGAATTCAAGGCTTTCCTGGGCAAACGCCGGCAGGGCAAACGTACCAGTGTAGCGGCCAACAGGCGTAAGATCAGCCGTATTGCCAGTCAGCTGGATGTAATGCTCAGCTCCTGTATCATCAATATCAGCGTGCAGCTGGATAAACTCAGCTATGGGAATTTTATGGCCCAGCAGGTAAAGGCTGATCTTTCCATGAAGGAGAGTAATGTGAATCTGCGACAGGTCTCCCTGACCCATGCGGGTGGCACTATAAATATGAGCGGCGTAATGACGCAGGACGGAATCAATAACCGATTTAAGATCAATACGGGCATCCGGAACGTACATGTGGATCAGCTGTTTCATGCTTTTAACAATTTTGGAATGCAGTCGCTGAGTTCGAAAAATCTCAGGGGGATTTTGTCCGCTACAGCTGCTATCAGCGGTAATATCCTGGATAACGGGAAAATGTCGCCACAATCTATGTACGGCACATTGTCCTTTGACCTGCGACAGGGTGCACTGGTGCATTTTGAGCCGCTGGAAGATATCGGCAACCTGGTGTTCCGTCGCCGGAACCTGGATAATATCACTTTCGATAATGTTAAAAATACACTGACGCTCCAGGGAAACAAGATCATTGTGCCGCCCATGCAGATCAATTCCAGCGCCCTTTATATGGACATTTCGGGTGTATATGCCATGACCAAAGGAACAGACATGTATATCACGGTACCTTTGAGGAATCCGAAAAAGGATGAAGACCTGGATAAGGAGGAAAAAAAGCTGCGGAGGAAAAAAGGGATTATCCTGCATTTACATGCTATGGACGGGGAAGATGGGAAGGTAAAAATCAAATTAGGGAGTAAAAAGGACAAACCGGAAGAGGCAGAATTGTAACTTTTTGAATTGAACAGCCGTTTTATAGTAATTTAGCGCCTGACAATCAATTCTTCTATGAAAAAACTGCTGGTTTCGGCATTGTTGCTTATTGCCGCCTGTAAGAAAGACGACACAACAGTCAACCAACCTGGCTATGATGGTAAGTGGTATATCCATCAGGTTATTAATAAGGAATATACCATTGAGAATGGGGATACTGCTTTTACGCGATTCGACGTCATAAATCGCCCTGGTACTGATTATATTGATTTTCAGATCAATGGGCAGGGGAAAGGAGATGCGGTGATGCTTTGGGATAATAGTTCCAGCACCCGCCCTTATGAAGCGGTGACACACGCCTTTTTCAAACTGGATACGACGCTTTGTGAGATTACCCATCTCACGGACAGCAGTTTTCAGTTTAACAGTATACATTTTGATGGCGTTACCATCCCTGACAGGGTAAAGGTGACCCAAAACTTTTTCATCCTCGGGCGTTAGTCTGAGAGCTTTTCACTTTAAAAAGGCATGGTTTTTATACTTTAATGAGCGGACCATGTTTTCGTAATTAATGTCCAGAGAGTATTTCAAGAGCATTATACGCACACTGCGTGTTTCATTTCAGGTACTACAAAATAATGACCCGTTGCGACTGGCGGGAGCGACTGCTTTTTTCGCCAGTTTCGCGCTACCACCGATTCTGCTGATCTTATTGCAGGTATTTGGTTTGCTTTTCGACCGCCGGTCTATTGGCCGGCAGCTTATCGGGCGCTTGGGAGAACTGGTCGGTAAGGACAGCGCCCAACAGGTAGTGATCACGCTCAGAGGTTTCCGCGGGCTGGCACAAACCTGGCCCATAGCCATTATATTATTCGTCTTTCTCTTATTCGTAGCAACCACTTTGTTGAAAGTGATCCGGAGTTCCCTCAACCAGGTATGGATGATACGTATAGCTGTCAGGGAAAGTTTCCTGGATTCGCTGCTTGGAAGATTACGCTCACTGATCGTTATCGGTGCTGCCGGTTTGTTGTTCCTGGCCAGCGTCCTGGGTGAAAGTGCGCATGCCTTTCTGGGTAATTATGTCAATGAATTATTTCCCAGCGCTGCTTTTATATTCAGCGGGGTATTTACACAGCTGGTCTCCCTGTTGATCGTTACCTGCTGGTTTGCGGTACTGTTCCGTTATCTGCCGGATGCCCGGCCGACATGGAAAGTCGCTTTCTCGGGAGCGCTGCTCACGGGAGTACTTTTTAGTATCGGTAAATTGGTATTACGCCGTTTACTGTATGGGGGTAATATCGGAATCCTGTATGGGGCTTCAGCCTCCGCTGTGCTGTTGATGCTGTTTATCTTCTATAGTGCTATTATCTTCTATTACGGCGCTGCATTTACTAAAGTCTGGAGCGAGTTTAAACATCGTCCGATGCAGCCACTGCGTCATGCCACGTTCTATGAACTGGCCGATGTGGAAGCCCGCTGATTATTCTCCCCGTAAAACCATTTCTATCTGGTCTTTCACAGGATTGCTGAAACCTTCCAGTTCGATTTTCGGATGCTGATCAAGATTGATACGGATCTTACCAGTTTCATTCACAAGAGAGTCGGAGAGAGGTTCCAGTAATGCGTGCATTTGTCTTACGCCCAATTGTACCAGCTGATTCATAAAAGAGTCTTCAAGTTGAAGGAATTCACGGTTTTTGTAGGTATACGTTACCTGGATCATGGTGATGCTGTTTTTCAGAGGATATTAAAGAAAATAAAGTTTGATTAAATTAGAATATACGTATTCGGCGAACATTCACAGAAATTTATACTGCAATTTTCATGCACAATTTAACGGTATAAATATATTAATTTAAGTAATAACTTGTTGTATCTCACTTGTATAAAACTTTTCCACAATAAGTTTTCCACAAACTGCACGCGCCATTTTCCTGCCAATGATTTATCTTGCCGTTTCAAATTTACCAGATGCGTTTACGTTATTTCAGCTGCCCTGGAAGCAGGGTACTCACTTTTTTAGTCTGTATGGTCGCAGGTAGTGCCAGTGCACAGCCATGGAAACATGTGAAATGGTCCGGCGACGGAAAGACTTTTTACCAGACGGAAGACAATGGCGGTATTGCCGCGTATAGCGCCAAAGACGGTCAGTCTACCCAGAAGATCGCTCCGGCCCTCCTGACGCCCAAAGGGCAGTCAGTACTTGAAATAGAAGATTTCTCCTATACACCGGATGAAAAAAAGTGGCTGATTTATACAAAAGCGCAGAAAGTATGGCGCTATAAAACCCGTGGCGACTACTGGGTGCTGGATATTGCCAGCGGTAAACTGGTACAACTGGGTAAAGGATTACCCGCCTCTTCCCTAATGTTTGCGAAATTTTCTCCCGATGGACAGAAAGTTGCTTACGTCAGCGAACATAATCTCTATGTAGAAGAACTCGCTACTCATAAAATCAAGGCACTGACAAAAGATGGTACCCGTCGTCTTATCAACGGTACTTTTGACTGGGCATATGAAGAGGAGTTTGACTGTCGCGATGGTTTCCGCTGGAGCCCGGACAGCCGTGCAATCGCTTACTGGCAGATTGATGCCCGTAAGATCAGGGACTTCCTGATGATCGATAATACCGATTCCCTGTATTCCTACACCGTTCCGGTAGAATATCCTAAAGCAGGTGAAAGTCCGTCTGCCTGCCGCGTAGGTGTGGTAGATATTACAACCGCCAAAACGATCTGGTTGCAGGTTCCCGGTGATGCGCAGCAGCATTATATTACCCGTATGGAGTGGAATCCTGCCCGTACCGGTCTGATATTGCAGCAGCTGAACAGAAAACAGAACCAGAGTATTCTTTATACGGCGAATCCTACTACCGGTAAAACTACAGAACTCTATAAAGAAAGCGATTCTGCCTGGATAGACATCCGTTCCCGCTGGAATGATGAACTGGCAGGATGGGACTGGACCAATGGCGGTAAATCCTTCATATGGGTCAGTGAGAAAGATGGCTGGAGACACCTCTACAGCATCGATATGAATGGTAAAGAAACCCTGATCACACCAGGTCAATATGATATTATCAACCTGCTGCGTATCGACGAAGCGCATAACCTTGCTTATGTGCTGGCGTCTCCTGACAATGCAACCCAGCAGTATCTGTATAGAGTGTCCCTGGATGGTAAAGGTCAGCCGGAAAGAGTTTCTCCGCTGGCCGAATCAGGTACGCATGAATATGAGATTTCTCCGACTGCGGACTATGCCCTGCACAGTTTCTCTAATCACTACTATCAGCCACATTCAGAACTGGTATATCTGCCGGAGCATAAAGATGCGACCAGCAGCCGTATCATCCGTGACTTACAGACTTCCCGTTTTGCAATCCGCCAGGAATTCTTCCAGGTGACTACTGCTGATGGTGTGACCATGGATGGCTGGATGGCCCGTCCGGCTAATTTCGATTCTACGAAGAAATACCCGGTGGTATTCTATGTATACGGCGAACCGGCAGCTGCTACTGCTAAAGACGAATTTGGCGCAGGACGCAATTTCATCTACAATGGCGATATGGCGGCGGACGGTTATATCTATATTTCTATGGATAACCGTGGTACACCTTTACCGAAAGGCCGTGCCTGGCGTAAAGCGATCTACCGTAAGGTGGGGCAGGTGAATATGCAGGATCAGGCGATGGCTGCAACGGAGCTCTTTAAACGTCACGCTTACCTGGACACCTCCCGCGTAGCGGTATGGGGCTGGAGTGGTGGCGGTGGTATGACGCTAAACCTGTTGTTCCGTTATCCGCAGATCTACAAAACAGGTATTGCTGTTGCAGCGGTAGGTAGTTTGTTTACTTATGATAATATTTACCAGGAGCGTTATATGGGATTACCACAGGAAAACCGCGAAGACTATGTAAAAGGTTCTCCGGTGACCTACACCAAAGGACTAGTGGGTAATTTGCTCTATATACACGGTACCGGTGATGATAACGTACATTTCCAGAATGCAGAGTTGCTGCAGAATGAACTGATCCGTAATGGCAAGCAATTCCAGTTTATGTCTTATCCTAACCGTACGCATAGTATCAGTGAAGGAGCAGGTACTTTCCAGCACCTTTCTGCATTATATACCAATTACCTGAAAGAGCATTGTCCTCCGGGAGCGAGATAATAACGAATTATGAACAGAGCAAATATAATAGGATTAGTTTCAGTCATCGTAGTCATCGTCAGCGCATTTTTACCATGGCTGACGATTGAAAGTAAACACCTGGCTTTCACAGGTCTGAATACGGTGGGTTCAAGTTTTGGTGAACCAGGTAAATTGAATATAGCCGTAGCCGTGATGGCAGGTGTATTGTTTGCATTACGTGGTAAATGGTTTGCCCGTATCAATCTTTTCATTACCGCATTCCTGGTGGCCTGGACGTTCAGGAACTTTATATTATTCTCCAGATGTGAGATGGGAGTTTGTCCGGAAAGAGAGATAGGATTGTATCTTTCTATACTGGCAGCAATTGTGGCGTTTGTGAGTGTGATATTTAGTAACGGGAAGAAGTGAGAATAATTAAGAATTAAAAATTAAGAATTAAGAATTGGAATGCAGCGAAGCGTAGAGGAGATATAATATGTATTTATTGTTTTCGCTATTGAAATGTTACATTTCAGCGTTTATAAATAAAGGCGTCCGTTGGTAACGGACGCCTTTATTTATAAGATTTTAAGTACCGTCCGTCAATTATATTCGCAGAAACACAAGTGACAACAATTCCTAATTCTTAATTCTTAATTCCTAATTCCTAATTCATCTAAATATCGTCAGCATCACATACGCCCCCAGCCAAACCGCTCCTGTATATGCCAGATTACGCAGAATGATCGGGATGGGCGACTGACTGGTCAGGCGTGATTTGATAAAACTGAAAACTGTCATGGCCAGGAAGGTGATCATGACACTACCGGAAGCTGCCATTGCGAAGTTCTCGTTCCGCAGATAGGAGATGAAGGGGAGCAGACCGCCTATGAGGAAGAAGATGCCGGTTAAGAGACCGCTGCGAAGGGCTGTCGCGAAACTGAAATGACGTTCCTCGACGTGTTCGTCCCGCAGGGTTTGTTCCCACTGTTGGGCGTCTTTTTGCATTTCATCTGCGATATTCCGGATGATAGGCTCACTGATATTAAGTTTTTCCAGTTTTTCTCTTTCTTCCGGAGAGAGTGTGCTTTCGTCATGTTGCGTATCGCCCCGGCTTGCCTGGAAGGCGGTGATCATCACCAGGAGGCTGCCCGCTACCCATATGCAGGTATTGATGGTATAGAATAGTTGTACTGTTATTGGTAATCCCTGTGAGAGGAAGGTGGTAAACAACAGCAATAACAATCCTTCAGGAAATCCTATCAGGAAGTCTGTTTTCCAACCGCTGCTACGGATGGCTTTCTGCTCTTTGGACATGCGCGGCTATAATATTTCAAGACTTTTAGCAATGATGGCGACAGCTTCTTTCACCTGTGCTGCTGTGATCAGCAATGGCGGTGCGAAGCGGATTTTATCGCCATGGGTGGGTTTGGCCAGCAAACCATTTTCTTTCAGTGCCAGACAAAGGTCCCAGGCTGCTTCCGGATGAGCGTGGTTGATGACGATGGCGTTGAGCAGCCCCTTTCCACGGATAGTGCTGATATGAGGAGATTGGAGCGCGGCCAGTTCCTTTCTGAGCAGTTCGCCCATTGCGGCAGCATTTTCCGTCATTTTCTCTTCTTTCAATACAGTCAGTGCTACGATGGCTACTTTACAGGCCAGCGGGTTACCACCATAGGTGCTGCCA contains the following coding sequences:
- a CDS encoding S9 family peptidase — its product is MRLRYFSCPGSRVLTFLVCMVAGSASAQPWKHVKWSGDGKTFYQTEDNGGIAAYSAKDGQSTQKIAPALLTPKGQSVLEIEDFSYTPDEKKWLIYTKAQKVWRYKTRGDYWVLDIASGKLVQLGKGLPASSLMFAKFSPDGQKVAYVSEHNLYVEELATHKIKALTKDGTRRLINGTFDWAYEEEFDCRDGFRWSPDSRAIAYWQIDARKIRDFLMIDNTDSLYSYTVPVEYPKAGESPSACRVGVVDITTAKTIWLQVPGDAQQHYITRMEWNPARTGLILQQLNRKQNQSILYTANPTTGKTTELYKESDSAWIDIRSRWNDELAGWDWTNGGKSFIWVSEKDGWRHLYSIDMNGKETLITPGQYDIINLLRIDEAHNLAYVLASPDNATQQYLYRVSLDGKGQPERVSPLAESGTHEYEISPTADYALHSFSNHYYQPHSELVYLPEHKDATSSRIIRDLQTSRFAIRQEFFQVTTADGVTMDGWMARPANFDSTKKYPVVFYVYGEPAAATAKDEFGAGRNFIYNGDMAADGYIYISMDNRGTPLPKGRAWRKAIYRKVGQVNMQDQAMAATELFKRHAYLDTSRVAVWGWSGGGGMTLNLLFRYPQIYKTGIAVAAVGSLFTYDNIYQERYMGLPQENREDYVKGSPVTYTKGLVGNLLYIHGTGDDNVHFQNAELLQNELIRNGKQFQFMSYPNRTHSISEGAGTFQHLSALYTNYLKEHCPPGAR
- a CDS encoding VIT1/CCC1 transporter family protein, with product MSKEQKAIRSSGWKTDFLIGFPEGLLLLLFTTFLSQGLPITVQLFYTINTCIWVAGSLLVMITAFQASRGDTQHDESTLSPEEREKLEKLNISEPIIRNIADEMQKDAQQWEQTLRDEHVEERHFSFATALRSGLLTGIFFLIGGLLPFISYLRNENFAMAASGSVMITFLAMTVFSFIKSRLTSQSPIPIILRNLAYTGAVWLGAYVMLTIFR
- a CDS encoding YihY/virulence factor BrkB family protein, whose protein sequence is MSREYFKSIIRTLRVSFQVLQNNDPLRLAGATAFFASFALPPILLILLQVFGLLFDRRSIGRQLIGRLGELVGKDSAQQVVITLRGFRGLAQTWPIAIILFVFLLFVATTLLKVIRSSLNQVWMIRIAVRESFLDSLLGRLRSLIVIGAAGLLFLASVLGESAHAFLGNYVNELFPSAAFIFSGVFTQLVSLLIVTCWFAVLFRYLPDARPTWKVAFSGALLTGVLFSIGKLVLRRLLYGGNIGILYGASASAVLLMLFIFYSAIIFYYGAAFTKVWSEFKHRPMQPLRHATFYELADVEAR
- a CDS encoding AsmA-like C-terminal region-containing protein — its product is MQKWLRITLIVSGSLIGLLILLWLGLAWHIRHNKAQILRQISDRLNDRLHGGELLIKDMEPSLVRSFPNVSVALEGVSVKDSLWNIHHHPLVDVARIFVKINTFSLLKKQLDIKQISLEEGSIYLFTDSTGYSNTGMLKKNTKVKAEGGKGIAADITRFQLNNVNLVIDNQQKHKLFSFAIRNLRGNLRNHDSGWVCNMRTALQVASLAFNTERGSFLKDKSLQTDLEITYNRSRKLLEIPQQVLYVADQKISAGASFSFGDQPRPFTVHIIAEQIPFHLATSMLTPKITAKLDSINLDNPLDADCVIKGRMQPGDQPGVNVTWKTENNHVTTKGMELQECSFTGRFSNEWQPGEHTDENSVVSIYGLKARTYGIPVAADTIDITNLRHPTLAGYFKADFPLTDLNDAQGEDGVFKFTGGTAKAGLYYKGGITAGDTIIPYLKGQVQLKDGAMEYTPRNLQFSACNALMLFNGNDLSMENITIKTQKSSLQMEGSVRNIAILYFSAPEKLELDWQVRSTGIDLNEFKAFLGKRRQGKRTSVAANRRKISRIASQLDVMLSSCIINISVQLDKLSYGNFMAQQVKADLSMKESNVNLRQVSLTHAGGTINMSGVMTQDGINNRFKINTGIRNVHVDQLFHAFNNFGMQSLSSKNLRGILSATAAISGNILDNGKMSPQSMYGTLSFDLRQGALVHFEPLEDIGNLVFRRRNLDNITFDNVKNTLTLQGNKIIVPPMQINSSALYMDISGVYAMTKGTDMYITVPLRNPKKDEDLDKEEKKLRRKKGIILHLHAMDGEDGKVKIKLGSKKDKPEEAEL